Proteins encoded in a region of the Scrofimicrobium sp. R131 genome:
- the argS gene encoding arginine--tRNA ligase yields the protein MTPEELSDIIATVIATAAQEGTLRIPVEDLPTTVKVERPRSREHGDWATNVAMQLAKKAGLAPRQLAEILADELAEQPAIDQVEVAGPGFINLRLSAGSAGELARAIVTAGEEYGTNQAEAGKTINLEYVSANPTGPIHLGGARWAAVGDSLARLLRASGASVVREYYFNDHGSQIDRFSKSLLARARGQEAPEDGYGGQYIADIAARVQAEALAAGEPDPATLPDDQALEAFRSRGVDLMFSEIKRELHEFRSDFDVYFHEDSLHESGAVEAAIARLRERGVIFEAEGATWLRSTDFGDDKDRVLIKSNGEAAYFSGDVAYYLDKRSRGADVSVLLLGADHHGYIGRMMAMCAAYGDVPGENLQILIGQMVNLVKDGEPVRMSKRAGTVVTLTDLVEAVGVDAARYSLVRASMDSNLDIDLDLLTKRSNDNPVYYVQYAYARTRSVVRNADEHGVRDQLDYDASALDHPADKELLGVLAQFPTVVGMAAAEREPHRVARYLENLASTYHAWYGQCRVTPRAGEEVDAGHVARRQLNEAVSVVLRNGLGLLGVAAPERM from the coding sequence GTGACTCCAGAAGAACTCTCAGACATTATCGCCACCGTGATCGCCACTGCTGCGCAGGAGGGGACCCTGCGCATCCCGGTGGAAGATCTTCCCACCACGGTGAAGGTGGAACGCCCGCGCAGCCGCGAACACGGCGACTGGGCCACAAACGTGGCGATGCAACTGGCGAAGAAGGCGGGGCTGGCACCCCGACAACTGGCGGAAATCCTGGCGGATGAGCTGGCAGAGCAGCCAGCCATTGACCAGGTTGAGGTGGCCGGACCGGGATTCATCAACTTGCGACTGTCGGCCGGGTCGGCCGGTGAGCTGGCGCGGGCCATTGTCACCGCCGGTGAAGAATACGGTACCAACCAGGCCGAGGCTGGCAAGACCATCAACCTGGAATATGTTTCCGCCAACCCGACCGGTCCGATCCACCTGGGTGGGGCGCGTTGGGCGGCAGTGGGGGACTCGCTGGCTCGGCTCCTGCGTGCCTCCGGTGCCTCGGTGGTTCGGGAGTACTACTTCAACGATCATGGTTCCCAGATTGACCGCTTCTCCAAGTCTCTGCTCGCGCGGGCTCGCGGGCAGGAGGCGCCGGAGGACGGCTACGGCGGGCAGTACATTGCCGACATTGCGGCCCGGGTGCAGGCGGAGGCACTGGCGGCCGGCGAGCCGGATCCGGCTACGCTCCCTGATGACCAGGCCCTGGAGGCGTTCCGCTCCCGCGGCGTTGACCTGATGTTCTCGGAGATCAAGCGGGAACTGCACGAGTTCCGGTCAGACTTCGACGTCTATTTCCATGAGGATTCCCTGCACGAGTCGGGGGCGGTCGAGGCCGCTATCGCTCGGCTCCGGGAACGTGGAGTCATTTTCGAGGCGGAGGGCGCCACCTGGCTTCGCAGCACCGACTTTGGGGACGATAAGGATCGGGTGCTGATCAAGTCCAATGGTGAGGCCGCCTATTTCTCCGGGGATGTGGCCTACTACCTCGACAAGCGCTCTCGCGGGGCCGACGTGTCCGTCCTGCTGCTGGGTGCCGACCACCACGGCTACATTGGCCGGATGATGGCCATGTGCGCCGCCTACGGTGACGTTCCGGGTGAGAACCTGCAAATTCTGATTGGCCAAATGGTGAACCTGGTCAAGGACGGCGAGCCGGTCCGGATGTCGAAGCGTGCCGGCACGGTGGTGACCCTGACCGACCTGGTTGAGGCGGTTGGGGTGGATGCGGCGCGCTACTCGCTGGTCCGGGCGTCGATGGATTCCAACCTGGACATCGATCTGGACCTGCTGACCAAGCGGTCCAACGACAATCCGGTTTACTACGTTCAGTACGCCTACGCGCGGACCCGCTCCGTGGTGCGCAATGCCGACGAACACGGCGTGCGTGACCAGCTGGACTACGATGCTTCGGCGCTGGATCATCCGGCCGACAAGGAACTGCTCGGGGTGCTGGCGCAGTTCCCGACGGTGGTCGGGATGGCTGCGGCCGAGCGTGAACCGCACCGGGTCGCCCGCTACCTGGAGAACCTGGCCTCCACCTACCACGCTTGGTACGGGCAGTGCCGGGTCACCCCCCGCGCCGGCGAAGAGGTGGATGCCGGACACGTGGCACGCCGCCAGTTGAACGAGGCGGTCTCGGTGGTCCTGCGCAACGGGCTGGGTCTCCTGGGGGTGGCCGCGCCCGAGCGGATGTAG